The DNA region TCACACTCCgcgcttcttctccttcttcttattcTAAACTCTCCTTCATCAGAGCCTCATCAAGAAGAGATTTGTTCAAGGGCGTTGCATTGCAGGCTCTTCCACTGCTTCTTCTCAGACCCTCACTCGCCAGAGAGGTTGAAGTTGGCTCTTTCCTTCCTCCTTCCCCTTCCGACCCCTCTTTTGTTCTCTTCAAAGCTTCTCCCAAGGACACCCCTGCCCTTCGAGCAGGAAATGTGCAGCCATACCAATTCATCCTCCCACCCACCTGGAAACAGGCACGTGTGGCAAACATATTATCTGGAAATTACTGTCAGCCAAAATGCGCAGAGCCTTGGGTTGAGGTCAAATTTGAAGATGAAAAACAGGGTAAAGTGCAGGTTGTGGCGTCGCCGTTAATACGCCTAACCAACAAACCAAATGCCACAATTGAAGACATTGGAAGCCCTGAGAAAGTGATTGCTTCTCTTGGTCCATTTGTCACTGGAAACACCTATGATCCTGATGAGCTCCTAGAGACTGAGGTTGAAAAGCTTGGCGATCAAACGGTACATACATGAATCaacttctctttcttctcttctgctTCTGCtgtgtgttgttgttgttgctaacATTGTGCCATCTGCAGTACTATAAATACTTGCTTGAAACTCCATATGCTCTAACGGGTACGCACAACCTCGCCAAAGCAACGGCCAAGGGAAACACTCTTGTTCTCTTTGTGGCTAGTGCCAATGACAAGCAGTGGCAAGCTTCTCAGAAGACTTTGAAGGCCATGCTTGATTCCTtcctcctctagtttttttttttttttctctctcaggTTTTCCTTCTATAATAATCACTGAGTAAGAGTTGTGTTGGCTACCATTTGGAATTTTATTTTCCAAGGTTCAAATCTCTGTGTTCTGATAGTGTTAGTTTATGCTATTCTTGTAACTATAAAGTTGATATAATCATTATTATACAAGGCCTCCAAATCATACATCTTatcttataaaatataataagagAGAGTAGGGTTCTTTGAACAGCAAGTGATGTGCTGAAAGGTGTAATACTTGATTAGATAATCCACTGCCATATCTCAGTCCTGGTACCTTCGAGATTATTATTTCTTAGCTTAGGAGTAATGGAATCGGCTGCTTGTTCTTGACCAAAACggaagttattaaatttttttccaaCACCTAATCTAACGTCTAATCATTATAGATTATTTCTTCTTCCATTTTATAACAGGTAAGTTACAAGCTACATGAATTATTAACAGTGTGAAGGAAGTTGTGGAGATGGTTAGCATAATCAACGTTAGATCTTCTGTGCCAAAAGTCCAAGACTTTGAATTGGGTAGTCAAAGTTATATCATTAAAAGTTTTCTCACTTAAAATTTCTTTCATGAATTCCTTTGAGAATGTGGTAATTTAATCCATGTCTGTGTCACATCAAGTTGgcattttatttttcacaatatgaaTTATGCAATATTTAATTTTGTGCTGCTAAAGAAGCATAGGACTATAGGAGAAGAGAGATTGAGGagttgtttttggtgttcaaTAATAAAACATTATAGACGCTGAAAAAtgagatttttttataaatttcaacaaataaaataatgcgaGGTACCTTCCATAATTATTTTAAGCATCCTCTCATGATGGGGTAGGGTTACCGAATCCTTAGCCAAGTTAGAAAATAAAACAACGCTCGAATATGATCTCAATAAATAAAGAACGACACAAAATCAACTATATTCGCATCATATTATAGAAGTTATAAAAATCTCAACTCAGTACAGTTTGTTAATCCCACTTAAGGCATTGCTAAATTAACTTGCGTTGGTTATGTACAAAACTGAAACTATAACTTGTATTAGATGGTAGGTTCTGTGCTGTCAAAACGTTTTCTCAAGCAGTCACTAGATGCGGAGACAAACGAGGAAGACCACACGAGTATGTGACATACTTGACACTGTCCATGAGCACAACCACAAATATCCGAGAGATCGATTTTGGAGACATCACACCGTCGACGTCACTATCTGCGGCCTCTTTGGGATCAACAAGCACTGAAACCACCATGGAAGATTTATTACCATGGAAGTGATCACTCTCTGAATTCCTTACATGGTCTTCAGTTAGGTTCAGACTGGTTCCATCAAGGTGACCTGGGAGCCCATGGAGGATTCTTCTGTTCCTGGTCTTGTTAAGTGTTGTACCATTCTGGCGGCTCTCCCGAGAAACATTGGCAACTGATGTTGCCGGAACTATAGCGCCAGGTTTTGGAGAGGCATCAAACTGGAAGACTTCTGTGCACATGCCTGAACTTAACATTGGTCCTGCATCAGGGAATCAGAACAGTCAGTATACATAAATGCTTCGCAGGCACCAAAATAGGCAACCAAGCACATAATAGATTAGACAGAAATTGCAACTTGCAAGGCAGCAAGAGACAACCAACAATATAGATGCGCTCAAGTAATTAAGTATGACCAAGTGGTAAGCAAAATGAAGACATTGATTCAGCTCTTATATAGTTATATTCAACAGGCACACCTTGAAGCCTCACATATGCAAAAAGAACTGAAAATGCAACAATTGGTGGATGCCATGACATTGTCAAATTAAGCAGTGTTAAAACCAAGCTATCAAACTATTTTGAGACTTCCCACTAACCAAACTCAATTACTGCATCTAACCAAGTTCTAAAGTCTTCTACAACAACCCATATTGGTGGCAGAAGACACAATCTTGTAATTACCAAACAGCATGATGATTTTTCATCCAGGACAACCAAGGAACAGTAAAGACCAGTACAACAAGCTACTAAATTTTAGCTTAGTTAGAATCTCCAACACACGATCATAGCCAAAATTGATGTTAGGTGGCAATCAATAAAATGTGATTCCAAATTCAGCCTTAAACAACAACCACCAAGACATATCACAAGTCAGCAGGAGACAATGTATCTTCATATTCAGCAATTTGAGAGTGAAAAGTAAAAACCAGTAACAGACACAAGTCAAACAGATGATCACCTGCAAGGCCTTCACGGAACCACTGTTGCATTTTACCATCACTTGCAGAGGATTTCATGTGGTCCTTTAAAGTTTTGGTTGAACCAGAACCAAGAGCCTTCCTCTGCTCAGGTGGAACTGTATACACATGAGGATGCTGA from Arachis hypogaea cultivar Tifrunner chromosome 10, arahy.Tifrunner.gnm2.J5K5, whole genome shotgun sequence includes:
- the LOC112716610 gene encoding psbP domain-containing protein 6, chloroplastic yields the protein MDKTLLEMATSPFTTSLLTLRASSPSSYSKLSFIRASSRRDLFKGVALQALPLLLLRPSLAREVEVGSFLPPSPSDPSFVLFKASPKDTPALRAGNVQPYQFILPPTWKQARVANILSGNYCQPKCAEPWVEVKFEDEKQGKVQVVASPLIRLTNKPNATIEDIGSPEKVIASLGPFVTGNTYDPDELLETEVEKLGDQTYYKYLLETPYALTGTHNLAKATAKGNTLVLFVASANDKQWQASQKTLKAMLDSFLL